The genomic segment GCGGGGTGGGCACCTTCCAGTGGGTGTCTGGAGTGGGCGGGGTGGGCACCTTCCagtgggtgtgtggagtgggcgggGTGGGCACCTTCCagtgggtgtgtggagtgggcgggGTGGACACCTTccagtgggtgtgtgtagtgggCGGGGTGGGCACCGTccagtgggtgtgtgtagtgggCGGGGTGGACGCCCACGCCCACTGCCCAGCTTGGCGGAGCTGGGATTGTAGCCAAGAATGATCACTTGGAAGTGAACTCTAAAGTTCTTGGAATCTTTTGAGAAAGATTATTTCTATATTCTGTCTTGTAAGTCTTTTTTTAAGTCTTTCTCTACCgtcttgtctgtctgtatgtctgcggTCCGTACTGTCTGTATGTCTGCGGTCCGtactgtctgtatgtctgccgtccatactgtctgtatgtctgccgtccatactgtctgtatgtctgccgtccatactgtctgtatgtctgccgtccatactgtctgtatgtctgcGGGCCatactgtctgtatgtctgccgtCCATACTGTCTGCATGTCTGCCGTCCatactgtctgtatgtctgcGGGCCatactgtctgtatgtctgcGGGCCatactgtctgtatgtctgcGGGCCatactgtctgtatgtctgccgtccatactgtctgtatgtctgccgtccatactgtctgtatgtctgcGGGCCatactgtctgtatgtctgccgtCCATACTGTCTGCATGTCTGCCGTCCATACTGTCTGCATGTCTGCCGTTCATACTGTCTGCATGTCTGCCGTCCatactgtctgtatgtctgccgtccatactgtctgtatgtctgccgtccatactgtctgtatgtctgccgtccatactgtctgtatgtctgcGGGCCatactgtctgtatgtctgccgtccatactgtctgtatgtctgccgtccatactgtctgtatgtctgccgtccatactgtctgtatgtctgcGGGCCatactgtctgtatgtctgccgtCCATACTGTCTGCATGTCTGCCGTCCATACTGTCTGCATGTCTGCCGTCCATACTGTCTTTATGTCTGCCGTCCatactgtctgtatgtctgccgtccatactgtctgtatgtctgccgtCCATACTGTCTGTATGTCTCCCGTCCatactgtctgtatgtctgccgtccatactgtctgtatgtctgccgtCCATACTGTCTCTATGTCTGCCGTCCATACTGTCAGTATGTCTGCCGTCCatactgtctgtatgtctgccgtccatactgtctgtatgtctgcGGGCCatactgtctgtatgtctgccgtccatactgtctgtatgtctgcGGGCCatactgtctgtatgtctgccgtCCATACTGTCTTTATGTCTGCCGTCCatactgtctgtatgtctgccgtccatactgtctgtatgtctgccgtCCATACTGTCAGTATGTCTGCCGTCCatactgtctgtatgtctgccgtccatactgtctgtatgtctgccgtccatactgtctgtatgtctgcGGGCCatactgtctgtatgtctgcGGGCCatactgtctgtatgtctgcGGGCCATACTGTCTGTATGTCTACCGTCCATACTGTCTTTATGTCTGCCGTCCatactgtctgtatgtctgccgtccatactgtctgtatgtctgccgtccatactgtctgtatgtctgcGGGCCatactgtctgtatgtctgccgtCCATACTGTCTTTATGTCTGCCGTCCatactgtctgtatgtctgccgtCCATACTGTCTTTATGTCTGCCGTCCatactgtctgtatgtctgccgtCCATACTGTCTTTATGTTTGCCGTCCATACTGTCTTTATGTCTGCCGTCCatactgtctgtatgtctgccgtCCATACTGTCTGTGTCTGCCGTCCATACTGTCTGTTGCCTTGCTCTGTCTGGCTCTCTCCTGTTTGTCTACAGTATGTCTTAATGCTCaaggtgtctgtctctctctctctcctctctctctctctctctctctctctctctctctctctctctctctctctctctctctctctctctctctctctctctctctctctctctctctctctctctctctctcttttctctctctctctctctatctctatctctctatctctctgtctctctatctctctatctctctaactctctctctctctctctctctctctctctctctctctctctctctctctctctctctctctctctctctctctctctctctctctctctctctctctctctctctctctctctctctctctcacacacacacacacacacacacacacacacacacacacacacacacacacacacacacacacacacacacacacacacacacacacacacacactccgtgaTGAAGGTGCGGGGTACAAGTCACACTGAAATATGCATCACCAGACATTGTCATTCCTTGATGTTCAATTCTCCCTTCTTTTGTCACATAAACACTTCAATTTTCTTAATGTAGAGGAAGGTGGGAGTCCCTggaactgtctgtctgtctgtctgtctggcttagGTCagaactgtctgtctgtctgtctggcttagGTCAGAACTGTCTGTCTGGCTTTGGTCagaactgtctgtctgtctgtttgtctgtctgtctgtctgtctgtctgtctgtctgtctgtctgtctgtctgtctgtctgtctgtctgtctgtctgtctgtctgtctggcttagGTCAgaactgtctgcctgtctgtctgtctggcttagGTCagaactgtctgtctgtctgtctggctttgGTCAGAACTG from the Procambarus clarkii isolate CNS0578487 chromosome 69, FALCON_Pclarkii_2.0, whole genome shotgun sequence genome contains:
- the LOC138355827 gene encoding micronuclear linker histone polyprotein-like, translated to MDGRHTDSMDGRHKDSMDGKHKDSMDGRHTDSMDGRHKDSMDGRHTDSMDGRHKDSMDGRHTDSMARRHTDSMDGRHTDSMDGRHTDSMDGRHKDSMDGRHTDSMARRHTDSMARRHTDSMARRHTDSMDGRHTDSMDGRHTDSMDGRHTDSMDGRHTDSMDGRHTDSMDGRHKDSMDGRHTDSMARRHTDSMDGRHTDSMARRHTDSMDGRHTDSMDGRHTDSMDGRHRDSMDGRHTDSMDGRHTDSMDGRHTDSMDGRHTDSMDGRHTDSMDGRHKDSMDGRHADSMDGRHADSMDGRHTDSMARRHTDSMDGRHTDSMDGRHTDSMDGRHTDSMARRHTDSMDGRHTDSMDGRHTDSMDGRHTDSMDGRHADSMNGRHADSMDGRHADSMDGRHTDSMARRHTDSMDGRHTDSMDGRHTDSMARRHTDSMARRHTDSMARRHTDSMDGRHADSMDGRHTDSMARRHTDSMDGRHTDSMDGRHTDSMDGRHTDSMDGRHTDSTDRRHTDSTDRRHTDRQDGRERLKKRLTRQNIEIIFLKRFQEL